The Paenibacillus wynnii DNA window AAGCAGCAGCATCAATGCCTATTTCAGCATTTGTTGTCTTCCATCCAAAGTTCAATTGGAGGTTTGTTATACTTCTCCCTTTTGTAAGCTCTACCTTTTGTCCTTTCAACAGCTGCACTCTATCATCTCCTTCATTGTTTTTACCCTCTCACTACTTTAATATGAATATATAGAAAAGATAGATAAGGGGCTTACATATGGATTTTACAGCAATAGACTTTGAAACAGCGAACTCCAGCCGCTCAAGCGCTTGCGCTCTGGGAATTGTTGAAGTTAAAGCGGGTAAGATTTGGGCAGAACACCATTGGCTGATTGATCCGCAAGCGCATTTTGACGGGATGAATATCGCAGTACATGGAATCACTCCCTCAATGGTCCGAGGCAAACCTACCTTCAGTGAACTTTGGCATTCGATAGAACCTCTTCTTAAAGGACAGATCGTCGTGGCACACAACGCCTCTTTTGATATGAGTGTTCTGCGGTATTGCTTAGATGGAGCTTCACTCAGCTACCCTGATTTTCAGTATTTGTGCACCTATTTATTAGGCAAAAAAATGCTGCAGAATCTGTCTTCCCACAAGCTGAATGTAATATCTGATCATTTTGGGATTAAGCTGAAGCATCATGATGCTTTGGACGATGCACGTGCTTCTGCTGCTATTCTTTTAAAACTTATGGAATTGGAAGAACACTCTGATCCCTTACAACTATCCAGCATTCACGGTTATAACAGCGGAAAGATGTACGTCGGGGGTTACTCTCCATTTACACGTACAGTAAAAAAATCTAGAAAAAAGCCTGCTCCAAGATCCAGCAGACTTTCAATCTAAATTAACATTATATTTTTAAACGGTAAACCGCCTTATTCTCCAACCCCCTAATGAAAGGCGTCCATTCCTCAGTTTCAGGTGTGGTATCCAATGCATCCTCAACCATCTGAAGTTTGGCGTCCATAGCATCAATGTGATGCAGCGCCACTGCCTCAGCTGTTTGCGGTTGCACGGGACTACCCCACTCCCCAAGATTATGGTGTGACAAAACCAAATGCTGTAAAGCCAGTACCTTTTCGGAGCCCAGATCAATATCGGAACGAATAGCAGCCTCCGTAATCCAGTTAGAGGCCATAGAAATATGACCGATCAGCTTTCCGTGAACACTATATTCGGAGACGATGCCCAGCTGGGAGATCATTTCCTCCGGTTTGGCGATGTCATGCAGGATTATTCCTGCCTTCATTAAGTCCGGATTCAGGAAAGGACGCTGTTTACAGAGAAACTCGCCGATCTCCAGCATGCGCACCATGTGATAAGCAAGTCCGGCAAAATAAGCATGGTGATGGGTTTTAGCCGCCGGATAATGCATCAGCTTCTCTTCTACTTTACCTACACAGAAGGAAACAATCGTGGATATTTCTTGATCTGTAATACTTGCCATTACCATTTTAATCGTATGAATGAGATCTACGGGGCGGATAGGCGCAGAGCGGATAAAGTCTGTTAAAGCCACTCCATCGGATTCTATAACCAGTCTCATTTTTGAAACCTTGATCTGTAGCTTCTCACGGTAGGTATGAGCTGTACCCTGTACCTTTACAAGCGCCATCGGGAAGAACGTCTCTTTATCCGTAGTGGTAACGTCCCAAAACTTAGCAGATAACTGCCCACTCGAATCCCCTAATACAATATCAAAATAATCCTTTTGAGGAGTACCATTCGTTTGTTTAATTGCCAACTCCCGCAGTAGATAAAAGCCGACAAAATCATCCTGTGGCGCTAGCTGCTTGATTTGTGTCATGTTGAGCCTCCTATAGATAACAGGTTGGAAACCTGTCTTTGTATATGTAACTTTAGACATCTACCTCATAAATCCCTTTAATTCACCAGATTATCTTAACCGTAATGCCCTTCCTGTGCAAAAAGGGGTCATCCTCCAGTCATTTTCATGACCTTTGGACAACCCCTTATACTTTAAGGCTTAATTTATTGATTATTTACCTGCTGATTCAAGAGCCGCTTTAATTGCTTCTACAACTTTAGCAGATACAATCTTCTCAGCGTCGTTGTTACCAAATGCTGTTGGTTTGTATCCATATTTATGCATGATGCCATAAGTTGTACCTTCAACTTCATTCTTAACTGCTTTTTCAGCTTCTAACAATTGATCAGCAGTTTTAACTTTACCTGCAGCATCAAGGAAATAAACTGTCATGTTTGTTGGAACACCATTTTTAACAGTTACCATTACATTTACCATCTTATCCTTGTTCACTCCGATGAAGATTCCATTGAAGTAAGCAGCTTTGCCAGTTTCAACGATTTCTGCTTTACCGAATGCTCTGTCAACAGCTGCTTTCAATGCAGTGCTGCTGCTTGTAGCTCCTGAAATAGCATCTACCTTTTGAGCTTCTTCTCTAGTTCCAGCAGCCATGAAGCTTGCAGTAAGCTGTGGAATAGCTTTTACTACTTCTGGGTAAGCTTTTGGACCTAAATCTACAAGGTTCATACCTACGCGTGCTAACACTACATCAACAATCATACCGTTACGCAGGGTTACATTCGCTTGATTCGTTCCTTTATCGTAAGCATTACCAAATGCTGTGAAAGTACCGTCTTTATAAGCACCTTGTTGCTTGGATGCATTTGTCATAGCGTCAACCATAGCTGCTTTTACTGCTGCGGACAATGCAGCTTGATCAGCAACTTCAGAGATATTAACACCATTTTCAAGCAAATCAGCTGTTACTTTTGCTACGAAATCCTTTTGTCCAGGGGACAATTTGTCTTCAGCAATCAGCTTCTTGTCAGCTCCGAACAAGCTAACTTTAACAGCAGTTACTTTATCAGATGCAATATCAACCAACAGGAGAACCTTAGATTGGTTGTCAACACCGGCAAATTTACCGTCATAATATTGACCTGCAGTAGGAACCTTCAATGCCTTTTCGAATGCTCTTTCTACAGCTTGATTCCAGCTGTGACTACTTTCAGTAGCACCGGAAATTCCGTCTACCTTCTCATCGTAGTTAGCGATGAAAGATCCATTAGCAAGCAATTTAGCAGTCATAGGTGCGTTTGCTTTAACTACTGAAGCATAAGCAGTTGCGCCTCTGTCGATCAGGTTTGTTCCCAATCTGAACAATTTTACATCAACAAGTTTACCGTTACGGATAACGATGTCGGCTCTTTCTACGCCTACACTTCTTGCAGTACCGTAAGCGGAGTAGAACCCGTCTACATATGCAGATTTATTATCGATAATAGCATTTTGCTGTGCATCCCAGAATGCCTTTACAGCAGCCTTGAATTCAACTTCCAAGCCAGCTGTTGCAGTTGCAGCGATACCGTTAGCCAGCAGTGCTGGTTTGATAGCTGCGATAGCTGCAGTTTGCTCAGCTGTATAAGTCTTCTCATCAATAAAGTCTCCTGCAGCGTTCAGTGCATATACCTTAACATCAGTCAGCTTGTTAGCTGAATATGTTGTGAATACTGCATATTTACCTTCAGGATCAATACCCATATGTTCGCCGTCAAAGTAAACAGCGTCTGCAGGCTTAACTTTCAAAGCTCTTTCAAAAGCTCTGTCAACAGCCAATTTCCAACCGTTGCTTGAACGAGTAGCGCCGGATACAGCATCAACTGCAGCGGCTCCTTCTCTAGTCTTTCCAACCAATCTGTCTTCCATAAGACCATAAGCCTGCCAGAGAGTTTGATAGTTGTTGCGAGCATCTCTATCAATCAATTTAGGGCTAGTTCTCAAAAGTTCAACACTTGTGATCTTACCGTTTTTAATTGTTACTTTAGCGCCTTCAGTACCTTTGGAGTAAGCTTGACCGTAAGTAACATAAACTCCATCTTGGTATACGCTTGCTTTAACAGTAACAGGTTTTGCTGTTGCTGCAGGTTTCACTGCAGGTTTCACTGCAGGTTTCACTGCAGGTTTTACTGCAGGTTTTACAGTTGCCTTAGCTGTTGGTTTTGCTGTTGGTTTTGCTGTTGGTTTTGCTGTTGGTTTTGCTGTTGGTTTTGCTGTTGGTTTTGGTGCTGGTTTTGCTGTTGGCTTTGGTGCTGGTTTAGCTGTTGCAGCAGGTGCTTCCTCAGAAGCAGCGGATACCGCATCAACCTTTAGGTTCAAAGCTGGTGCATTAATTGTAAACGCGATCGGTGACAACAATAATGCGGCAGAAATAGTCAATGAAATAAATTTTTTGTTTTTCAATCTGTATTCTCCTTTACCAATTCCCCAGTTTTATGTAGCATTTTGACAAGTGAATCCTTCGCAAGTGTGATATACTTCCCTTCTCATGAAGAACCTGTTGTCTCTTCACAAGAGGTCATCCCCCCTCTCGCTCCTCTTCTACACCGAACAATTCGAATTCCCAAAAAAATGTATACGTGTTCATTTCTTTTTGATTAAGTGTGAATCTACCTATAATAAGGTGAATTTATTCACATAAAAAGATGTCGGTATTTTACCAGTATTTTCAGCTTGATATTATCAAACTTTTTAAGTTCTTTTCTGTATATAAAATCACACCCCCTATAATAAAAGTCACTATTTACCATATTACACCACATTCGCATGTCATTACCTATTAGAGTTTTTCATGGATCAAACATGACGAATGAAGTGACCGGCGAGCGGAAAATTTATCTTCTATCTATTCCTCAAGCAAACATTCTGAAAGAGATATCACTGGTCACTCGGTCGGTCATTTTAGAAGTGAGGTATGGTCAAAAAGTAGAGGGGGTAGTAGTAAAATAGCAAGCTTATGCTGTCAGTTGTCTATATTTATTAGTCAGCTCCTGAAACCACTGTTTGTCCTGAAGGGCCAGGGCGAAATCAATCAACTCTGTAATCTCACTCTTTTGCAGTTCCGGTGAATCATTAAAGCTAATTTCTGCACTTGCAGCAGCAGCCCCTTCTGAGCCTTCTGTGAAATCAAAGTCAAATTGGAGCTTAATGTCGCTCTCCATAAACTCGTTACGAAGGAAATACAGAATCTCGCACATGAGTACCGGTCTGATCTGGTTGTCAAATACACAGTCCATTACCTTTGCCCAATAATGCTGATTCGTGAGGTGTAACTTATCATTGGTTAAGAGATATTTCTCTCCCTGAAAATCATTGACGAAGTTTAGCTCCAGCGGCTCCATTTTAAATATACCGGCGATTTGCTTCTTGGCAATATTCACAATGTCTTGCGTTTCTAATCTAATCATCTTTCAAGCACCTCATCCCTCTTATTTGGACTTCCAGTAACTTCGCTGCTATCCGCAATAATACTACTAATTTTTATTTAATTTAAAGTTAATATCGTCATCATACTCTACTTTGTTTATAGTTTTATATAAATTTCTTAAAAAAAGTGATTCAAATTTGATAAATTTGTTTAATTTATGTCCTGAAATAAAAAAAGACTGTTTTGCGTGTTAAAAAACACCTCAAAACAGTCTAGTATATAGAACTATATAGATTGTACTTAAGATTTACTCCTTGGGTGTATGGTAGTGTGTTAGTAACTACGATGAATGTGTAGACTACGAGCATCTATCCGCGACAAATACGGCAAATCGTCTACCTACATGGGTTTCTATATATAGTTGCACAACTTACACTTATATTTCTCCCTTAGCACACTTTAGGGGGTTTAATTGCACTTTATACACTTATTTTTGGGTATTCCGGGGTTTAACCGGCATATTCGTGTTTTTAGTTGCACAATGTACACCTATCCATTCATCCGAGCGCCAAAAGCTAGAAATAAGTGTATAAAATCAGACTGTTGAGAAAGCAAACTTTCAAGCTGCAAATATCATGCGGAAACCCAAATGACGGTTAAAGTAGTGAAGGTTACTCTTTTTCATACACAAATGAAAAGCATAGGCCTCCATCTTTGCTAAGTGACGGGCCATTTTCTTCAGATTCTGTGCAATGGCCGTCATCAATGCCTGTTCCTGCATCTTGGCTTTGCCCCGCATTCGGCATCGACGGTACCCGTGGAGATTTTTGGCATCAGCAAAGCTACGCTCAATGGTTTGAGCGCGGTATTTGTAGATTTTCTCGCCTTCGGGACTTTTCCGGTTTTGGTGTACTTTCTCTTTGAAGTCTTCCCATACATGCCGCTGAATCGTACGCTGGTGCTTGGAGTTTTCAGTACATTGAGTGACTTTCGGGCAAGCCGCGCAGTGCCCCTTGGATGATATATACTCGTTGTAGCCTTGTCGGTTCGTCGTTCGGTACGTGAGTGGTTGTCCTAATGGACATACGTATACATCCTTTTTCGCATCATAGGTAAAGTCTTCTTTCGTGAGAAAGCCGGGTTTGCTGGGTGGTTTCCGCTCGGCAATTACAGTCATCCATGGCGTCGTTTGTTTGCAAATATGGGGCACCATGTATCCGGAATCCAAGGCTATGGCTTCGAGGGTGTCTCGAAAACCAAAGGTCTCCAGTTGCCGGGTTAAGCGCTCCATATACACGGTTGAATCATTGACATTGCCTGGCGTCACATACACATCGGTAATCATATTGTATTTGTGGTCAACCGTCCGGTGGTCTAAGTAAAAGAATCCTTCCGGTTTGTTCTTACGATTCATGTAGCCGCTCTCTGGATCAGTCAGGCTCACTTTCAGTTTTTTGGGCTCCTCCTCCCGTTTCCCGCGTGGAGGAGCTAATGGCTTTTTCCCGTGAGCACGGCGGCTTTCATGGACTGCGGTCTCCAACTCTTGCAGATAGGCGTGCGGGGACTCACTCGTCATTTGCTGCGTATAACGATTTTTATTGGCATTCGCCTCGATGTGCGTCGAATCTGTAATTAAGAGCCGCCCCGCAATCATGCGGTGGGAAATGGCAAGCCGCACCACTTCGTCGAAGATTTCCTGGAAGACATCGGTTCCCTGAAATCGTCCATTCCGGTTATAACTAATCGTGGAATGGTCCGGAACTGGTTCACTAAGGCCCAGGCCTAAAAACCACCGGTAGGCAAGGTTAACGTTAATGTCCTGCTCAAGGATGCGTTCGGAACGAATGTTAAACAGGTAGCCAATCAGCATCATTTTGAATAAACGGATGGGTGGAATCGAAGGTCTTCCTTGGGTTGCACTATAATAAGGGCGTACCTTTTCGGTAATGAACGAAAAATCCACATGTTTTTCGACCAAACGAAGGAGGTGATCGGAGGGAACCAACTGGTCTAAACAAACCATCTCCATTTGATATTTTCCGCTATCCCCTTGATCTTTTTCGTTTAACATAAGACACCGCGCTTTCTAGCAAAGTTATCTATATTATACCAAATTAACGCGGTGTCGTGTTGAAATTCGGACTTTCTCAACAGTCTGATAAAATACTTCTATTTCACTGACTACCTCCGAGTTTCTACAAGGGAATTAGGCTGTTTCTTCCTACCCTTCCTGCACCGGGTATCGCGCTTCAAAGATCTCGTTTGGTTTCTTCTTTACCTCTAAATCACCGAAGCCGCGAATCAACCGTTCGCCAAAACGTTCATTGTACTCTATTACATCAAGGTAGACGATTTTCTCTACCCAACCCGATTAAACGAATGAACAAAGGAATTCGAAAGCGCCTGAAACCTATGAACAGTCTCACCAATATGGATGTTAAGTTCAGCTTATATAACTATACAAAAAGTGATACCCTCTGAATCCCTTCTTCCGGTGATATCCGTACCAACCCTTTGTCGGTTAGGCGGAGGGTCGGGATCACGGCCAGCGCAAGCAAAGACAACGTCATAAAAGCATAATTTAATGTGCAACCCGCATCGTAGAGTGCTTTGCTGATAGCAGCAGATTGTGCGGACGCTATCTCAAACGGCTCAGTGGACATAAGACCCGCTATCGCCAACGGAAAAAGAGTTGTACCTCCCGCGGTTATTACAGCTACTCCCCCCTGCGCGTCAGCAACAGCATTCGCGGCCTGGGACATCAACTCATCGTCATTGCCGATTACCAGAACATTGTGACTGTCATGCGCAACGGTCATGGCTATAGCCGCCGGTTCATGAAATCCGATTCCATTTACTACGCCAACCGACTTATTCCCGGTTCCTTTATGACGTTCAAACACTGCAATTTTACAGAGACCATCCCCGTTACCTATTTGCAGCTTCCCCTCTTCCACAGGAAGTGTAAGAATTTGTTCTAGGGTCTCTACATGGTTTTCCCTGACTTCGATAACTCTTGCGGCAAGCTTGCCTGTACTAATCGGTGCAGGAATTACAAAATCTTCAGCTGTCGGACGTGATGACAAATGAACCGAACTCAGCACCTCTTGAGGATAAGTGTACGAGGACAATGTGGCTGTCATCACACCGTTTTCTGCAACTACAACACCCGCTGCTACGGTGAGCACAACATTAACGTCTGATAGATTGCCGTCCAACAGTATTATATCTGCATAAGAACCCGGAGTAATGGAACCGATGTCCCGAGCTAAGCCAAATCGTTCAGCCGTATTAATAGTTGCCATCTGGAAAGCTGTAACCGGCCTGACTCCCTGTGAAATAGCGTGCCGAACTACGAAATCCATATGACCTTCGTCACGAAGTGATTCTGAACTTCGGTCATCGGTTACCAGCATCATTCGGCGCGGATCAAGTCCTCTCTCTGTATGTGCTGTAATGGTTTTGGCTACATCGTGCCAAGCGGAGCCTCGGCGCATTTTGGCATACATCCCGAGCCGCACCCGTTCGATTACGTCATCTGCTGTGACACATTCATGATCACCGGTTACGCCGGCTGCAGCATATATAGGCAGCCTCCAATCACTGGAAGGCCAAGTAAAGTGTCCGTCTACGTATCTCCCTGCACGCAATGTAGCTTGAATTTCCCCTAGCATTTTCTCATCACTATAGACAACGCCTGGAAAGTTCATTACTTCACCCAATGCGATAACATCATCTCCCCAGGTGAAGGCTTCTGCCACTTCCTTTGGCCCAATAGATGCACCAGTTGTCTCGAATTCTTCTCCTGCCGCCGGCACACAGGAAGCAACCTGCATATAAGCAGCGAGAGGTGTTCCCCGCATCTCATCCAGCATCAGCTTTATGCCCTTGAGGCCAAATACATTGGCAATCTCATGGGCATCAAAGAACCCTCCGGTCGTACCCATCGGCAGAACCGCACGAGCAAACTCAGAAACTGTAAGCTGTGTACTCTCAATATGGCAGTGTCCATCCAGGAGTCCGGGGGCCATATATTTACCGCCCGCATCGATGACCTGTGTCCCTTCTCCAATCATGTGTGAGACCTCTTTGCCAACGTAGGCTATACGTCCGCCCTGAATACCGATAGACATGCCCTCTAGGATCTCTCCAGAGCATACATTAACCAGTTTACCGCCTCTAATAACCAGCGTTGCCGGTTGATCTCCACGGGCCGTAGCCACGAGCTCAGGTACACAATCAGCTAAAGGTTTTCTTATAAAAGCCATACTCACCGCTCCCCCCGTAATCAAATAAATTGAACCTTCTCCGCTGCTTCAAGAAGAAACGGCTTCATCGCCCTTAGCAGGACGAAAGCCGTTTTAATATCCACCGATTATCTTATGTTTTACTCATAAACGTCAAGTGCGGCTTGAATAGCAAGCCCCCGCGGCACTGTCACCCCGTGACGTATCAATACAGCCTCAAGAGCTCCAAGCAAACGCAGGATGTTATTCTCGCGGCAGCTAAAACCCATGGTGCCAATACGCCAGATCAAACCTTTTAAGGGTCCGAAAGTGCTGGCAATTTCAATACCAAACCGGTCAAGCAGCATCGAACGGACCGACTCCCCATCCACTCCTTCTGGAATCAGTACACAGGTAACTACTGTAAGCTTACTTTCGGGATCTCCATACAAGTTGAGTCCCATCGCTGTTAATCCGGCTATGAGAGCTTTTTCATGCAGGATATGTCTAGCAAAACGTGCCGCAAGCCCCTCTTCAAGCGTCAAACGTAAGCCTTCCCGAAGCGCATAGAGCATGGAGGTCATTTCCGTGTGATGGTTAAGTCTCTTAGGACTCCAGTAATCCTGAAGCATGCCAAGATCAAAATAATTACTTCGGACAAAAGACAGCTCCCCGGGTTCTACATCCCCGGTTCTTAAACCGCGTTCTACCCGTTTGCGGGTCAAAAGCTTTGCCTCAGCGCGTTCATTATAAGTAATGGGGGCCATGCCTGAGGGAACCGATAGACATTTCTGCGTCCCCCCGATTACAGCATCCAGCATCCAGGCATCCGTCTCTACAGGCACCCCCCCGATGGTTGCCACCGCATCGACAATGAACAGGCAATCCTGCTCCCGGCAGGCCCGCCCAATCTCCGCAAGCGGTTGAACACGACCGGTGGAGGTTTCTCCATGAACCATTGCAACCACATGCGGCCTGAAGTTTTCCATGGCAGCTATTACTTCACTAGACTCAAACACACTTCCCCAGGTTTTCTCCAGAACCCTTACTTCCGCACCGCAGCGTTCCGCAATTTCATGCAGGAGATGTCCGAAACGACCAAAGATCGGAATCAACACGCGATCCCCCGGTGCAATAAGGCTCACCATCGCCGCTTCGATACCTGAGCGGGAAGTCCCGTCTACAGGATAGGCCCATTGGTTGCCCGTAACGAACAATTCTCTCAGCATTCCCATAGTCTCATTCATAATATCTGTAAACTCCGGATCAAATTGCCCCAATACCGGGAAAGACATCGCCCGCAGTACACGCGGATCAACCTCCACCGGTCCCGGGGTCATTATGCACCGAAGTGAAGGCGACAAATCTTCGTACCGCTTCATGACAATCTCTCCTCTATAACAAATCTACTTATAGGCAAGCTCATATAATAGTTCGGTCAGAACTTCCAGGCCGACTCCGAGTTCCTCCGGAGAAGAATACTCTGCAGGAGAATGGCTGATTCCGTCCCGACTGGGAACAAATATCATTGCCGTAGGAAAGCGCGGCGCAAAGAGTTGAGCATCGTGTCCGGCACCGCTCACCATGTTGCGGTAGCTCCTGCCTTGCTTTTGGCAAATGCGTTCCAGACCGTAGCACAACTCGCTATTCATAGGTGCAGGAAGAGCACTGAGTCTTGGTGTGAGATCCAGGTTAAGGCCGCGTTTTGCTGCTATTTCATTAAAAGCTATAAGGGTATCGCTACAGAAGCGATCCAGCTTCTCAGCCTCACTATGCCGAATATCCAGCGTAAATTGCACCTCTCCAGGAATCACATTCGGTGTATTAGGGATTACCTCCAACCGACCTGTTGTTGCCACTAGCGGTTCACCGGCTTCCCCGGCTAAACGTTCAAGCAGAAGCAGCATTTCAGCAGTACCCATCAATGCATCCGCCCGCAAGTTCATCGGTGTTGTGCCCGCATGATTCGCTGTTCCTGAGACCCTGACTGTAAAACGTCTTTGTCCGGCGATAGCCTCCACAATACCGATCTGTGTTGAGGTCTTTTCTAGAAGTATTCCCTGCTCAATATGCAGCTCCACAAAAGCTCCAATATCATCTCTTCTTGTTGAATCTACGCGTTGGTTCATTGTGTCTTCGAAGTTATTATAATCACATTCTGCCATCGCACTCTTTAAGGTGATACCCTCAGAATCGGCGCAAGTATCTGCTTCACTTCCATCGTACATCCCTGTAACATGGCCTGAGCCCCAAAAGGTTAACGGAAACCTGCTGCCTTCCTCTTCACAAAACGATACCACCTCCAAAGACCGCAGCGGCTGTCCAAAAGTCTCTTGGAGATAATGAATTGCGGTAATCGCAGCGGCTATTCCATAAGCTCCGTCATATTTCCCGCCGTTAACAACGGTATCCACATGCGAGCCTGTTAGAATTACTTTATCATCCGGGTTTCGTCCGGCTAGCCGCCCATATACATTGCCGACTTTATCCGTTCCTACCTTTAGACCGAATCCAGCCATTTTCCCCTGCAAAAAAAGCTGTGCTTGGCTCCACTCCGGTGTATAAAGCAGCCTAGTTACACCCGGTCCCGGAGCGCTAAATACGGCCAAATCATCCAGCAGTTTCAACATCTCGGTGGATGCTGCTTGTATCATCGGCGTACTCATCGGATTAGCTGCCCTTCCTTGATCTGGAGCCATTGTCCACCATCCCCTGATACCACTCCGTCTTCAGCGGTGTAGACAATATTGCCACGGCATAGGGTTGCAGTTACCTCGCAGGATAAGGTCAACCCTATATATGGACTGTGTTTGTGACGATAGAAGAGATCCTCTGGTTCAAGTCTATAAGAACGGTTCGGATCGAGCAATACCAGGTCGGCATCGAGCCCCACCGTTATGGAGCCTTTGCGATCCTGCATTCCGAAACGCTTTGCCGGAAGCTCCGCCAACAACTTCGCAATTAAAGTTACGGGTAACCCCCTAACGGCTACCCCTTCGTGGAACATCAGTTCGAGACTGCTTTGTGCGCCTGAAATGCCTCCCCAGGCTTCAAAAAAGGACAAACCTTCTTTCAATTTCAGCTCTGTTGGACAAGGAGAATGATCCGATGCAACCAGGTCGATTTTGCCTTCTGAAAGCACCTTCCACAACTTCTCCCGTTCCTCTTCACTTCGTAAAGGCGGAGCGCATTTGGCTACCGGTCCGAGACTTTCCATGTGGGTCTCATTTAAAAGGAGATAATGGGGACAGGTTTCCGCGGAAACATCCAGTCCCCGAAGCTTGGCAGAATGAATCATTTCTATAGCAGCTGCAGTACTAATATGAACAAAATGCAACCGGCATCCCGTCCGTTCACTATACAGCAGTGCTCGCGCAACAGCTTCCAGTTCAGCTTCGGGTGGCCGGCATGCAGCGAAATCACCCGCTGTATTCCGCCCCTCCCGCTCGGCATCTGCAGAAAGTACGGCTGTGATGTCCTCGCTTTCTGCATGCAGCGCGAGAATGCCGCCAAGTGCAGCGATTTTCTTCATGCCTTGATAGAGAGTATTATCATCCACCTCACGGAATCGGCCCTCACCTTCGCCTCCCGGATTGGATAAAAAAGCCTTAAAACCGGTAACGCCAGCTGCTGCCAACGCCTCTAAATCATCCAGGTTCCCGGGAACTAATCCACCCCACAGCACATAGTCTATTGCGGAATTCCCATAAGCAGCTTCTGCCTTTAGCTTGAGGGCAGCCTCATTAACCGTAGGCGGATTACCGTTAAGGGGCATATCCGCGTAGGTCGTACAACCACCTGCAGCAAGAGCGGCAGACCCGCTCCGAAAGCCTTCCCAATGACCCATCGTTGGCTCATTAAAGTGAACATGCATATCAATCATACCCGGCAGCACATATTGTCCTTCCGCATCGATAACGTTGGAATCCGAAGTCAATGATAGATTCTCGCCCAACGCGGCAATTTTACCCTCAAGGATACCGATATCTAACCTTACCACTTCACCGGACAGCACTACATTCCCATTCTTAATTACAAGATCATACGAATTCTTCACGTTACGATCACCTCCGGTCCTCAGTTTCTTAGCTGCCCCGATACGTACTATATCCACCTGGAGCCACGAGCAGCGGAACATGGTAGTGATCCAAGGGGTTACTTATATTAAAGCGAATCGGGATCTGTTCAAGAAAGAAGGGGGCAGAATCAACAGTTTCATTTTCTTCCTCTAATCCTGTTTTTCGAAAATAATCGCCAGCCATAAACAGTAGTTCATAACAGCCGGTCTCCATCC harbors:
- a CDS encoding adenine deaminase, which gives rise to MAFIRKPLADCVPELVATARGDQPATLVIRGGKLVNVCSGEILEGMSIGIQGGRIAYVGKEVSHMIGEGTQVIDAGGKYMAPGLLDGHCHIESTQLTVSEFARAVLPMGTTGGFFDAHEIANVFGLKGIKLMLDEMRGTPLAAYMQVASCVPAAGEEFETTGASIGPKEVAEAFTWGDDVIALGEVMNFPGVVYSDEKMLGEIQATLRAGRYVDGHFTWPSSDWRLPIYAAAGVTGDHECVTADDVIERVRLGMYAKMRRGSAWHDVAKTITAHTERGLDPRRMMLVTDDRSSESLRDEGHMDFVVRHAISQGVRPVTAFQMATINTAERFGLARDIGSITPGSYADIILLDGNLSDVNVVLTVAAGVVVAENGVMTATLSSYTYPQEVLSSVHLSSRPTAEDFVIPAPISTGKLAARVIEVRENHVETLEQILTLPVEEGKLQIGNGDGLCKIAVFERHKGTGNKSVGVVNGIGFHEPAAIAMTVAHDSHNVLVIGNDDELMSQAANAVADAQGGVAVITAGGTTLFPLAIAGLMSTEPFEIASAQSAAISKALYDAGCTLNYAFMTLSLLALAVIPTLRLTDKGLVRISPEEGIQRVSLFV
- a CDS encoding pyridoxal-phosphate-dependent aminotransferase family protein, whose product is MKRYEDLSPSLRCIMTPGPVEVDPRVLRAMSFPVLGQFDPEFTDIMNETMGMLRELFVTGNQWAYPVDGTSRSGIEAAMVSLIAPGDRVLIPIFGRFGHLLHEIAERCGAEVRVLEKTWGSVFESSEVIAAMENFRPHVVAMVHGETSTGRVQPLAEIGRACREQDCLFIVDAVATIGGVPVETDAWMLDAVIGGTQKCLSVPSGMAPITYNERAEAKLLTRKRVERGLRTGDVEPGELSFVRSNYFDLGMLQDYWSPKRLNHHTEMTSMLYALREGLRLTLEEGLAARFARHILHEKALIAGLTAMGLNLYGDPESKLTVVTCVLIPEGVDGESVRSMLLDRFGIEIASTFGPLKGLIWRIGTMGFSCRENNILRLLGALEAVLIRHGVTVPRGLAIQAALDVYE
- a CDS encoding M20 family metallo-hydrolase, with product MAPDQGRAANPMSTPMIQAASTEMLKLLDDLAVFSAPGPGVTRLLYTPEWSQAQLFLQGKMAGFGLKVGTDKVGNVYGRLAGRNPDDKVILTGSHVDTVVNGGKYDGAYGIAAAITAIHYLQETFGQPLRSLEVVSFCEEEGSRFPLTFWGSGHVTGMYDGSEADTCADSEGITLKSAMAECDYNNFEDTMNQRVDSTRRDDIGAFVELHIEQGILLEKTSTQIGIVEAIAGQRRFTVRVSGTANHAGTTPMNLRADALMGTAEMLLLLERLAGEAGEPLVATTGRLEVIPNTPNVIPGEVQFTLDIRHSEAEKLDRFCSDTLIAFNEIAAKRGLNLDLTPRLSALPAPMNSELCYGLERICQKQGRSYRNMVSGAGHDAQLFAPRFPTAMIFVPSRDGISHSPAEYSSPEELGVGLEVLTELLYELAYK
- a CDS encoding allantoinase yields the protein MKNSYDLVIKNGNVVLSGEVVRLDIGILEGKIAALGENLSLTSDSNVIDAEGQYVLPGMIDMHVHFNEPTMGHWEGFRSGSAALAAGGCTTYADMPLNGNPPTVNEAALKLKAEAAYGNSAIDYVLWGGLVPGNLDDLEALAAAGVTGFKAFLSNPGGEGEGRFREVDDNTLYQGMKKIAALGGILALHAESEDITAVLSADAEREGRNTAGDFAACRPPEAELEAVARALLYSERTGCRLHFVHISTAAAIEMIHSAKLRGLDVSAETCPHYLLLNETHMESLGPVAKCAPPLRSEEEREKLWKVLSEGKIDLVASDHSPCPTELKLKEGLSFFEAWGGISGAQSSLELMFHEGVAVRGLPVTLIAKLLAELPAKRFGMQDRKGSITVGLDADLVLLDPNRSYRLEPEDLFYRHKHSPYIGLTLSCEVTATLCRGNIVYTAEDGVVSGDGGQWLQIKEGQLIR
- the uraH gene encoding hydroxyisourate hydrolase, which gives rise to MKEDTKEPYGRLTTHVLDLSRGIPAAGLVLQLRRLANGTSELLLEAVTNKDGRLDAPLLDGSRMETGCYELLFMAGDYFRKTGLEEENETVDSAPFFLEQIPIRFNISNPLDHYHVPLLVAPGGYSTYRGS